The Terriglobales bacterium genome window below encodes:
- a CDS encoding prolipoprotein diacylglyceryl transferase family protein produces MLPQLFHIGRFSLATYGVLAAVGLLTGLWVIVWCARRQGMDEEKTWNLGVLAILSAIVGAKLLLIAIDARYYAAHPGEIFSLGTLQAGGVYEGGLVVGLLASYWYIRRNRMAVLATCDVFAPGVALGHGIGRLGCFAAGCCFGKPTDLPWGVTFTNPLANFINQTPLGIP; encoded by the coding sequence GTGCTGCCGCAGCTGTTTCATATCGGGCGGTTCAGCCTAGCGACCTACGGGGTGCTGGCGGCGGTGGGGCTGCTCACCGGGCTGTGGGTGATCGTGTGGTGCGCCCGGCGACAGGGCATGGACGAGGAGAAGACGTGGAACCTGGGGGTCCTGGCCATCCTGTCGGCCATCGTCGGCGCCAAGCTGCTGCTGATCGCTATCGATGCGCGCTACTACGCCGCGCATCCGGGAGAGATCTTCAGCCTGGGGACGCTGCAGGCGGGCGGGGTGTACGAGGGCGGGCTGGTGGTTGGCCTCCTTGCGTCCTACTGGTACATCCGGCGGAACCGGATGGCGGTGCTGGCCACCTGCGACGTGTTCGCGCCCGGCGTGGCGCTGGGGCACGGGATCGGGCGGCTGGGGTGCTTCGCGGCCGGCTGCTGCTTCGGAAAGCCGACCGACCTGCCCTGGGGCGTCACCTTCACCAACCCGCTGGCTAATTTCATTAACCAGACGCCGCTGGGGATCCCGC